From a region of the Synechococcus sp. PCC 7502 genome:
- a CDS encoding CmpA/NrtA family ABC transporter substrate-binding protein, which yields MSDFNLNSSRRRFLAKAGATAVGAVLLKGCTGNPPSDTPTATSPNAAPTATTTATGQKPEVTKVKLGYIPIVEAAPLIIAKEKGFFAKYGLPDVELSKQANWGAARDNVKIGAAAGGIDGGQWQMPMPYLISEGIITGNQKVPMYVLLQLNTQGNGIAIAGKHKGQNVGLKVDKSFFDKLKSGGSKFKAAYTFPKANQEFWIRYWLAANGVNPDNEVELLTVPTAQTVANLKSGTMDAFSTGDPWSYRLVRDKIGFISALTAEIWKDHPEEYLALRADWVDKNPIATKAMLKAVMEAQQWCDNFDNRKELVDIVSVREYYNIPKDVLEQTIVGKYDMGDGRKIDDKSLAVLYWKDAKGNVSYPYQSHDLWFLTESVRWGFLPKETLATAKDLIKKVNREDLWREAAKELGIPAADIPTSTSRGIEEFFDGTKFDPENPQAYLDGLKIKKV from the coding sequence ATGTCTGATTTTAATCTTAACTCTTCACGTCGGAGATTCTTAGCTAAAGCGGGAGCAACAGCTGTAGGAGCAGTATTACTTAAAGGATGTACTGGCAATCCTCCTAGCGATACCCCCACAGCCACTTCCCCCAATGCCGCTCCAACGGCAACAACTACTGCTACTGGACAAAAACCTGAAGTTACTAAAGTAAAGCTTGGTTATATACCAATTGTGGAAGCTGCACCTCTAATTATCGCCAAAGAGAAAGGATTTTTTGCTAAGTATGGGTTGCCGGATGTAGAACTCTCCAAACAAGCGAACTGGGGTGCTGCCAGAGACAACGTCAAAATTGGCGCAGCAGCAGGGGGAATTGATGGTGGTCAGTGGCAAATGCCTATGCCCTACTTGATTTCCGAAGGTATTATCACAGGTAACCAAAAAGTTCCCATGTATGTTTTGCTGCAATTAAATACCCAAGGGAATGGTATTGCGATCGCTGGGAAACACAAAGGTCAAAATGTTGGACTGAAGGTAGATAAATCATTTTTCGATAAATTGAAGTCTGGAGGAAGTAAATTTAAGGCTGCCTATACTTTCCCCAAAGCTAATCAAGAATTTTGGATTCGCTACTGGCTTGCTGCAAATGGAGTTAATCCCGATAATGAAGTTGAATTACTCACCGTACCCACCGCCCAAACTGTTGCTAATTTGAAATCGGGTACTATGGACGCTTTTAGCACAGGAGATCCTTGGTCATACCGCCTAGTAAGAGACAAAATTGGGTTTATCTCTGCGCTGACTGCGGAAATTTGGAAAGACCATCCTGAAGAGTATTTAGCACTGCGGGCAGATTGGGTAGATAAAAATCCTATAGCGACGAAGGCAATGTTAAAGGCAGTTATGGAGGCACAACAATGGTGTGATAACTTTGATAATCGCAAAGAACTGGTGGATATTGTTTCCGTTAGAGAGTATTACAACATTCCTAAGGATGTTCTTGAACAGACCATTGTCGGCAAGTATGACATGGGTGATGGTCGGAAGATTGATGATAAAAGTTTGGCAGTTCTCTATTGGAAGGATGCAAAGGGCAATGTTTCCTACCCATACCAAAGTCATGATTTGTGGTTTTTAACTGAGAGTGTGCGTTGGGGCTTCTTACCTAAGGAAACCTTAGCCACAGCCAAAGACTTAATTAAAAAAGTTAACCGTGAAGACCTCTGGCGAGAAGCAGCAAAGGAGTTAGGTATTCCTGCAGCAGATATTCCTACTAGTACCTCCCGTGGAATTGAGGAGTTTTTCGATGGTACAAAATTTGATCCAGAAAATCCTCAAGCCTATCTTGATGGATTGAAGATTAAGAAGGTATAA
- the ntrB gene encoding nitrate ABC transporter permease, giving the protein MAANIGNRNGNLSRSLFKFWQKNAQNWVLPIIGLLGFLFLWQILSSIGLIKLPGPINILSEESTRNLLLYPFYDKGGTDKGLFWQTLASFERVAKGYSLAAIVGIGTGILVGTTPVIDKALDPLFQFLRTVPPLAWVPIALAALRQNEPAALFVIFITAVWPILLNTAVGVKQIPQDYRNVSRVLKLSRQKYFFKILIPSALPYIFTGLRISIGLAWLAIIAAEIIMSGIVGIGFFIWNAYTDDRVGEVILALVYIGAVGLILDRTVAWIQTLIVSEEQKQS; this is encoded by the coding sequence ATGGCAGCAAATATTGGTAATCGTAACGGAAATCTATCTAGATCTCTGTTCAAGTTTTGGCAAAAGAATGCTCAGAATTGGGTACTTCCTATCATTGGACTTTTAGGGTTCCTATTTCTATGGCAAATTCTATCTAGCATCGGCTTAATTAAGCTACCAGGACCAATTAATATACTCTCAGAGGAATCAACTCGCAATCTACTACTCTATCCATTCTATGATAAGGGTGGAACAGATAAAGGGCTATTTTGGCAAACCTTAGCTAGTTTTGAGCGGGTAGCAAAGGGGTATTCACTAGCGGCGATCGTGGGAATTGGAACGGGCATTTTAGTTGGAACCACCCCCGTAATTGATAAGGCTCTTGATCCACTATTCCAATTTCTACGCACAGTTCCACCTTTAGCATGGGTTCCGATCGCTCTGGCTGCTCTCCGACAAAACGAACCTGCAGCATTGTTTGTGATTTTTATCACGGCGGTTTGGCCCATTCTGCTCAATACGGCTGTGGGAGTAAAACAGATACCCCAAGATTACCGTAATGTATCGCGGGTACTCAAACTATCTCGCCAGAAGTATTTTTTCAAGATTTTAATTCCCTCTGCTCTTCCCTATATTTTTACTGGACTGCGTATTTCTATTGGTCTGGCTTGGCTGGCGATTATTGCCGCAGAGATTATCATGTCGGGGATTGTGGGGATTGGCTTCTTTATTTGGAATGCTTACACCGATGACAGAGTAGGTGAAGTGATTTTGGCTTTGGTGTACATAGGTGCTGTTGGTTTGATTCTTGACCGTACCGTTGCATGGATACAGACATTAATTGTTTCTGAAGAGCAGAAACAGTCTTAA
- a CDS encoding iron uptake porin, which produces MLKNYTTRFLILTSCLSIGVTSAVNAETRPEVSDSTPISSQSSSTTKSPSTVITQIKNDSGSKNISENVTSVSQLSDVQPTDWAFTSLQSLVERYGCIAGYPDKTYRGQRALSRYEFAAGLNACLDKVNELISSGLSDKVGKEDLATLRKLQEDFAAELTALRGRVDAVESKTAELEAQQFSTTTKLSGEVILGVAGATGANTKTGGTNTNIVFNNRVRLNLLTSFTGKDLLITGLQAYNLGGGASSLQGTLGYADGVGLSASNVRLGYEPQFPGTNVNGPLGNVVAANSVNLYKLLYIFPVASKFTMFAGTSAEVSDAFPAISPFASEGQGAISRFGQGYNAAYRVSGGTSGTGLASAVGFIWNPSDQVDFRALYGSINAALPNDLGVPGTPVGAGFFGGSTIISTQLTLKPTSNLDIGINYANSYHQINILGTGLAALDIGSIVGPGTSIINPIRLNSVGGTLTWRVTPKIAFNVSGAWIFANLTGVDASTTFTSWMAGFHFSDVFKEGNTAGIIFGQPLARSSVGGKAIIPVGFTATPYQLEGYFNFRLSKNISITPGVFFVFNPEGINNAPTATVGVVRTTFTF; this is translated from the coding sequence ATGTTAAAAAACTATACAACCAGATTTCTCATACTAACTTCTTGTTTATCTATCGGGGTCACCTCTGCTGTGAATGCTGAAACAAGACCTGAGGTTTCAGATTCCACTCCAATTAGCTCTCAGTCATCATCGACAACTAAAAGTCCAAGTACGGTCATAACTCAAATCAAAAATGATAGCGGAAGTAAGAATATTTCCGAAAATGTTACCTCTGTTTCTCAGCTATCTGATGTTCAACCAACAGATTGGGCTTTCACCTCTTTGCAATCTCTTGTGGAAAGATATGGATGTATAGCTGGGTATCCAGATAAAACCTATCGGGGACAGAGAGCTTTGAGTAGATATGAGTTTGCGGCGGGACTGAATGCCTGTCTGGATAAGGTTAATGAATTAATCTCTTCTGGATTATCTGACAAGGTAGGTAAGGAAGATTTAGCAACTTTACGAAAACTCCAAGAGGATTTTGCGGCTGAACTTACTGCCTTGCGTGGGCGTGTCGATGCCGTGGAAAGTAAAACCGCAGAGTTAGAAGCTCAACAGTTCTCAACCACAACCAAACTGAGTGGCGAAGTAATTTTGGGTGTGGCAGGGGCAACGGGTGCGAATACTAAAACTGGGGGAACAAATACTAATATTGTTTTCAACAATCGAGTTCGTCTCAATTTATTAACTAGTTTTACTGGTAAAGATTTATTAATTACTGGTTTGCAAGCTTATAACCTTGGTGGAGGAGCCTCTAGCCTTCAAGGTACGTTAGGATATGCAGATGGTGTAGGATTGAGTGCTAGTAATGTGCGTTTAGGTTATGAGCCTCAGTTTCCTGGAACTAATGTTAACGGACCTCTTGGTAACGTAGTAGCTGCTAATTCAGTCAATCTCTATAAGTTGCTGTATATTTTTCCAGTAGCTAGTAAGTTCACGATGTTTGCAGGCACCAGTGCCGAAGTATCCGACGCTTTTCCTGCCATCAGCCCCTTTGCCAGCGAGGGACAGGGTGCAATCTCTCGGTTTGGACAGGGATATAATGCAGCTTATCGCGTATCTGGTGGCACATCTGGCACTGGTTTAGCTTCTGCTGTTGGATTTATTTGGAATCCATCCGATCAAGTTGATTTCCGCGCTTTATATGGAAGCATCAATGCAGCACTGCCTAACGATCTGGGGGTTCCTGGAACTCCTGTCGGTGCTGGCTTCTTTGGCGGCAGTACGATTATCTCAACTCAACTTACTCTTAAACCAACTTCTAATCTTGATATCGGCATTAATTATGCGAATAGCTATCACCAGATTAATATTTTGGGCACTGGATTAGCTGCTCTTGATATTGGCTCAATAGTTGGTCCAGGTACTTCAATAATTAACCCTATCAGGCTAAATTCTGTAGGTGGAACCCTCACATGGCGAGTTACTCCCAAGATTGCTTTTAATGTATCGGGTGCTTGGATTTTTGCTAACCTCACTGGGGTAGATGCGTCAACGACCTTTACGAGTTGGATGGCTGGATTTCACTTTAGCGATGTATTCAAAGAGGGCAACACGGCTGGGATTATCTTTGGGCAACCTTTAGCGCGCAGTTCAGTCGGAGGAAAAGCCATAATTCCCGTTGGTTTTACGGCAACACCTTATCAATTAGAAGGTTACTTTAATTTTAGATTGTCCAAAAACATCAGTATTACCCCAGGTGTGTTTTTTGTCTTTAATCCAGAGGGCATCAATAATGCTCCTACGGCAACTGTTGGGGTAGTTCGGACTACCTTCACATTCTAA
- a CDS encoding nitrate ABC transporter ATP-binding protein (This model describes the ATP binding subunits of ATP-binding cassette (ABC) transporters for nitrate transport, or for bicarbonate transport, in bacteria and archaea.), giving the protein MSNFVTVEQVEKVFPLGGGKEYIALKGIDLQIKKGEFISLIGHSGCGKSTLLNMIAGLDLPTGGIVMLEDERVSRPGPDRMVVFQNYSLLPWLTVRQNIALAVEQVLGHLSPDEQKSIIDHNIKMVGLSHAADKPPGQLSGGMKQRVAIARALSIRPKLLLLDEPFGALDALTRGNLQEKLMEICEENQVTAIMVTHDVDEALLLSDRVVMLTNGPESHIGQIMEVNIPRPRHRLEVVNHPSYYSMRSEIIYFLNQQKKDKKFKSRSKTITSRYGLEKVNLEIGFVPLTACAPLAIAKEKGFFAKHGLDEVNLVREPSWRGITDDLVRGYLDAAQVPAGMPLWLTLGGREGKPVPMTTSLTLTRNGNGITLGKQFYDQGVFSLNDFKQSLLQTRDRVHTLGMVHPSSLHNLLLRYWLAAGGIHPDHDVILTTIPPAQMVANLKAGNIDGYCVGEPWNIRAATEGIGYTIATDLEVWLGHPGKVLGVREDWALAYPNTHLALIKALLEACEYCAEPENAEEIRQILCRPEYVDTEPKYINIGDPDLYTCAIDQPLRQYAHHEFYGTGINRPSRTEQLWIMTQMARWATVPFPRNWVEILERICNVSAFSTAARELGMLEIGYKRPPIQLFDGTIFNTDDPIGYLNDLEIKSDIHIADVILDAPKIFKVAS; this is encoded by the coding sequence ATGAGTAATTTTGTTACAGTTGAGCAGGTTGAAAAAGTTTTCCCCTTGGGCGGTGGGAAAGAATATATTGCCCTTAAAGGTATCGACCTTCAAATAAAGAAAGGTGAATTTATATCCCTAATTGGTCACTCTGGCTGTGGTAAATCCACTTTGCTTAATATGATTGCAGGTTTAGATTTGCCAACAGGTGGAATTGTCATGCTGGAAGATGAGCGGGTATCTCGTCCAGGGCCCGATCGCATGGTTGTTTTTCAAAACTATTCACTGTTACCTTGGCTGACGGTGCGCCAGAATATTGCCCTAGCAGTTGAGCAGGTATTAGGACATCTATCCCCAGATGAGCAGAAGAGCATTATTGATCACAATATCAAAATGGTGGGACTGAGCCATGCTGCGGATAAACCACCTGGACAACTTTCGGGAGGGATGAAACAACGGGTAGCGATCGCTAGAGCTTTATCTATTCGTCCTAAGTTATTACTGCTAGATGAGCCATTTGGGGCTTTGGATGCTCTCACTAGAGGTAATCTGCAAGAGAAATTAATGGAGATTTGCGAAGAGAATCAGGTCACAGCAATTATGGTTACCCATGATGTGGATGAGGCTTTATTACTGAGCGATCGCGTAGTGATGTTAACCAATGGACCAGAATCCCATATTGGGCAAATTATGGAAGTTAATATTCCCCGCCCTCGTCACCGCTTGGAAGTTGTGAATCATCCCAGCTATTACAGTATGCGCAGTGAGATCATTTATTTTCTGAATCAGCAAAAAAAGGATAAGAAGTTTAAATCTAGAAGTAAAACGATCACTAGCCGCTATGGTTTAGAAAAAGTAAACCTTGAAATCGGGTTTGTACCTTTGACTGCCTGTGCGCCCTTGGCGATCGCTAAGGAAAAAGGATTCTTTGCTAAACATGGTTTGGATGAAGTGAACTTAGTGCGGGAACCCAGTTGGCGGGGAATTACCGACGATCTAGTCAGGGGCTATCTTGATGCTGCCCAAGTCCCAGCAGGAATGCCTCTGTGGCTTACCCTTGGCGGTCGAGAAGGCAAACCTGTCCCCATGACCACTTCTCTTACTCTTACCCGTAATGGCAATGGCATCACTCTAGGCAAGCAGTTTTATGATCAAGGCGTATTTTCCTTAAATGATTTTAAGCAATCTCTTTTGCAAACCCGCGATCGTGTTCATACTTTGGGCATGGTACATCCTTCCTCTTTGCATAATCTTTTATTACGGTATTGGTTAGCTGCAGGTGGGATTCATCCCGATCACGATGTCATCCTCACAACTATTCCCCCCGCCCAAATGGTTGCCAATCTTAAAGCTGGAAATATTGATGGGTACTGTGTGGGAGAACCTTGGAATATTCGTGCTGCCACTGAAGGCATCGGCTATACAATTGCCACGGATTTAGAAGTTTGGCTAGGACATCCGGGTAAGGTGCTAGGAGTTAGAGAAGATTGGGCATTGGCATATCCAAATACCCATCTAGCTTTAATTAAAGCCCTACTGGAAGCCTGTGAGTATTGCGCCGAGCCTGAAAATGCTGAAGAAATTCGCCAAATTCTGTGCCGTCCTGAATATGTAGATACTGAACCTAAATATATCAATATCGGTGATCCAGACCTCTATACCTGTGCGATCGATCAGCCCCTGCGCCAATATGCCCATCATGAGTTTTATGGCACCGGCATTAATCGTCCTAGCCGTACGGAGCAACTTTGGATTATGACCCAGATGGCACGATGGGCAACGGTTCCTTTTCCCCGAAATTGGGTAGAGATATTAGAGAGAATCTGCAATGTTTCCGCTTTTAGTACAGCCGCTAGGGAACTGGGAATGCTAGAAATAGGCTACAAACGCCCACCGATTCAGCTTTTTGATGGCACTATTTTTAATACTGATGACCCCATTGGCTATCTTAACGATCTAGAGATCAAAAGTGATATTCATATTGCTGATGTAATTCTGGATGCGCCTAAAATCTTCAAGGTAGCCTCTTAA
- a CDS encoding nitrate ABC transporter ATP-binding protein (This model describes the ATP binding subunits of ATP-binding cassette (ABC) transporters for nitrate transport, or for bicarbonate transport, in bacteria and archaea.) translates to MQVISTNQTDIPASGNSHPLPPKEPFLTITDVSKIYPTSQPEGYTVLKDVNLTVYEGEFICLIGHSGCGKSTLLNMVSGFNKPTQGEVRLQSKRITEPGPDRMMVFQNYALLPWLTAFENIHLGVDSVYPQKSKAEKEKIVRDHLALVGLSDAADKKPTQISGGMKQRVAIARALAIRPQVLILDEPFGALDAITKEELQEELLKIWNDYRCTVLMITHDIDEALFLADRLVMMTNGPAAAIGEIIDIPFPRPRNRTRIMENPEYYELRNYALDYLYRRFAHDDTE, encoded by the coding sequence ATGCAAGTAATTTCCACCAATCAGACTGACATACCAGCATCTGGGAATTCCCATCCACTCCCGCCTAAGGAACCATTTTTAACAATTACGGATGTCTCCAAAATTTATCCCACCTCTCAACCAGAGGGATATACCGTCCTTAAGGATGTTAATCTAACTGTGTATGAAGGAGAATTCATTTGTCTGATTGGACACTCAGGCTGTGGAAAATCCACCCTATTGAATATGGTTTCTGGCTTTAATAAACCCACGCAGGGAGAAGTAAGGCTTCAAAGTAAGCGCATTACTGAGCCAGGACCAGATCGGATGATGGTATTTCAAAACTATGCCCTTCTACCTTGGTTAACAGCCTTTGAAAATATCCATTTGGGTGTAGATTCCGTTTATCCCCAGAAGTCAAAAGCCGAAAAAGAGAAAATAGTTCGAGATCACCTTGCTTTAGTTGGGTTAAGTGATGCCGCCGATAAAAAGCCCACACAAATATCGGGAGGAATGAAACAAAGAGTAGCGATCGCCCGTGCTTTAGCTATCCGTCCCCAAGTTTTAATCTTAGATGAACCCTTTGGTGCATTAGATGCTATTACTAAGGAGGAACTACAAGAAGAACTGCTCAAAATCTGGAACGATTATCGCTGCACGGTATTAATGATTACCCATGATATTGATGAGGCTTTATTCTTGGCAGATCGATTGGTGATGATGACTAATGGTCCCGCCGCCGCCATTGGTGAAATCATCGATATTCCTTTTCCTCGTCCCCGTAACCGCACCAGAATTATGGAAAATCCTGAATATTATGAACTACGAAATTACGCCCTAGACTATCTCTATCGCCGCTTTGCCCATGATGATACTGAGTAA
- a CDS encoding glycosyltransferase family 39 protein, producing the protein MVNDRLVNKWAIAIIIWGLLTRLVIANFLPPGFDEAYYYNYTLYPNLSYFDHPPLVAFVTGFGVWLTGEVSQLTIRLGALVLYTGTLIFIYLTSAKLFSVKTATLTLAIATSIPFFQVGFGTLILPDSPLMFFWAASIYVAACEFFNSEDTYQPSAKLSGLGALIGLAFLGKYHALLLGFGLVGFCLFSPMHRRALVSIWSLWGLCLFLAVISPVVIWNSQHQWVSFLFQSTRAIPEVSYRLDNLLVTFLAGVGYLFPTFGFAIWWTNFKVLGQILSTSKYRIFNLRLSLDQQKQLLILAVSLPVFLIFTLMGGYRQILPSWHMPGFFGATLILGQQAAIAQDRNPKLVRNWLWGSGVTVMIILTLALSHVANGLVQKGGDGAIFGGFWAAKDDASTQLIDVKQVRQAFIDSPSLKAELAKSKYIFSNNFFVSGQLGMAIAPITKAPITCFDQDLRGFAFWESTSQWVGQDGLYIALELFEEPISKYDGYFESITPLGDIPIKRGGQIVQIFHVYRTTKLLKPYPRPYGLA; encoded by the coding sequence ATGGTTAATGATAGGTTGGTGAATAAATGGGCGATCGCTATCATTATTTGGGGATTGCTAACTAGGCTAGTAATTGCAAATTTTCTACCACCTGGTTTTGACGAAGCTTATTACTATAACTACACTCTTTATCCCAATCTTTCCTATTTTGATCATCCACCTTTAGTTGCTTTCGTTACAGGTTTTGGGGTATGGCTGACGGGAGAGGTTTCGCAGTTAACGATTCGTTTGGGGGCTTTGGTTTTATATACAGGGACTTTGATATTTATTTATCTCACTAGTGCCAAATTATTTTCCGTAAAAACTGCCACTTTAACCCTAGCGATCGCTACCTCAATTCCATTTTTTCAAGTCGGCTTCGGTACCCTAATTCTGCCCGATAGTCCGTTAATGTTTTTTTGGGCTGCTTCGATTTATGTGGCTGCCTGTGAATTTTTTAATTCTGAGGATACATATCAACCTAGTGCCAAGTTATCAGGGTTGGGGGCATTAATTGGATTAGCATTTTTGGGTAAATATCATGCTTTACTTTTAGGCTTTGGCTTAGTTGGATTTTGTCTATTTAGTCCTATGCACCGTAGGGCTCTGGTTTCAATCTGGAGTTTATGGGGTTTATGTCTATTCCTAGCAGTAATTTCGCCCGTAGTAATTTGGAATTCTCAGCATCAATGGGTCTCGTTTTTATTCCAAAGCACCCGTGCTATTCCTGAGGTTAGCTACCGATTAGATAATTTATTAGTTACTTTTCTAGCTGGAGTAGGGTATTTGTTTCCCACCTTTGGGTTTGCGATTTGGTGGACAAATTTTAAGGTCTTGGGACAAATATTAAGTACTTCCAAGTATCGAATTTTTAACCTTAGACTCAGCCTAGATCAACAGAAACAATTATTAATTTTGGCAGTATCTTTACCTGTATTTTTAATTTTTACCCTGATGGGTGGGTATCGCCAGATTTTACCCAGTTGGCACATGCCCGGATTTTTTGGGGCGACTTTAATCTTGGGACAGCAGGCAGCGATCGCCCAAGACCGTAATCCCAAACTAGTACGAAATTGGCTATGGGGTTCGGGGGTAACGGTGATGATTATTTTAACCTTGGCTTTATCCCATGTGGCTAATGGCTTAGTCCAAAAAGGGGGGGATGGTGCGATTTTTGGAGGATTTTGGGCAGCCAAAGATGATGCCTCTACCCAGTTAATTGATGTAAAGCAAGTGCGTCAGGCATTTATCGACTCCCCCAGCCTAAAGGCAGAGTTAGCAAAGTCTAAGTACATTTTTAGTAATAACTTTTTTGTATCAGGGCAGTTGGGCATGGCGATCGCGCCAATTACAAAGGCACCAATTACCTGCTTTGATCAAGATTTACGCGGGTTTGCCTTTTGGGAATCTACATCTCAATGGGTAGGTCAAGACGGATTGTATATAGCTTTGGAACTATTTGAAGAACCAATTTCTAAATATGATGGCTACTTTGAGAGCATTACTCCACTGGGAGATATTCCAATTAAGCGGGGTGGGCAAATTGTGCAGATATTTCATGTCTATCGCACCACTAAACTCCTCAAGCCTTATCCACGTCCCTATGGACTAGCTTAA
- a CDS encoding peptidoglycan recognition family protein — MQQKQLVAIAIFFLTLLILMLLAKPANITPMADAEFTKVRLGSPKLISQRISPKKINFFPSTNNLQDIYFLSELNQSAPTIGCKTKPPTNPSLAAKLTSTPITLERFRRVTPISEAISTQPPSITYSPREIIALAAASNYGDRYLKDVSGKPANYPPIIVLHETVAPANTVINYFQAFETDEDYQASYHTLIALDGTIIYFVPPDKRAFGAGNSVFVSPLGKETVKTNVKYSSSVNNFAYHISLETPEDGLDDELTHRGYTKAQYQSLGWLVAKTNVSLERITTHRKVDRSHSRIDPRSFNFKTFENWLSKFPRTNEIVIGCPLTRPEDIIDAGLLMTQKASE; from the coding sequence ATGCAACAGAAACAATTAGTAGCGATCGCCATCTTCTTTTTGACATTACTGATATTAATGCTCCTTGCCAAACCAGCTAATATCACGCCAATGGCTGATGCCGAGTTTACAAAAGTTCGTTTAGGCTCTCCAAAATTAATTAGTCAACGCATTAGTCCTAAAAAAATTAATTTCTTCCCATCGACAAATAACCTTCAGGATATTTATTTTTTATCAGAACTTAACCAATCTGCCCCGACCATAGGTTGTAAAACTAAACCCCCAACTAATCCATCCCTAGCAGCAAAACTGACTTCCACGCCAATTACCTTAGAGCGATTTCGGAGAGTAACACCCATTTCAGAAGCTATTTCTACCCAACCTCCATCAATTACCTATAGCCCTAGAGAAATTATTGCTTTAGCAGCCGCTTCTAACTATGGCGATCGCTATCTCAAAGATGTATCAGGTAAGCCTGCTAACTACCCGCCGATTATTGTTCTCCATGAAACAGTTGCACCTGCAAACACCGTTATTAACTACTTTCAAGCCTTTGAAACTGACGAAGATTATCAAGCTAGCTATCACACCTTAATAGCCCTAGACGGAACTATAATTTATTTTGTCCCACCTGATAAACGCGCATTTGGGGCAGGTAATTCGGTTTTTGTGAGTCCATTGGGAAAAGAAACCGTAAAGACAAATGTTAAGTACTCTAGTTCAGTTAATAATTTTGCCTATCATATTTCCCTTGAAACCCCTGAGGATGGTTTGGATGATGAGCTTACCCATAGGGGCTACACAAAAGCTCAGTACCAATCCTTAGGTTGGTTAGTTGCTAAAACAAATGTTTCCTTAGAACGGATTACCACCCATAGAAAAGTAGATCGATCTCATTCACGCATTGACCCCCGCAGTTTTAATTTTAAGACCTTTGAAAATTGGTTAAGTAAATTTCCTAGAACTAATGAGATTGTGATTGGCTGCCCTTTAACTAGACCTGAAGACATAATTGATGCTGGATTACTAATGACCCAAAAAGCTTCTGAGTAA